One Microcaecilia unicolor chromosome 4, aMicUni1.1, whole genome shotgun sequence genomic region harbors:
- the ADM gene encoding ADM has protein sequence MKLVPVALLYLSSVTFLGASAVRLDVASELKKRWNVRVLSRIRRELRAPSKPYAQEVNSSIRSPFIRTENMKDPLNLQDSTPSAHMRVKRHRPSTDNLVKVGCRFGTCTVQNLAHVLYHYTDKQKDNAAPSRKMSSQGYGRRRRAVPDSRALFQVIEGKLRPLWLRGSSSSSRTSEKGQEQVRRNADAPQSSLKRAHAQLAFLRT, from the exons ATGAAACTGGTTCCAGTAGCCCTGCTTTATCTCAGTTCTGTGACCTTCCTGGGTGCCAGTGCTGTAAGACTGGACGTTGCTTCAGAACTGAAAAAAAG ATGGAATGTGAGGGTGCTCAGCCGAATAAGGAGAGAATTAAGGGCACCAAGTAAACCCTATGCTCAAGAAGTTAATTCGAGTATAAGATCCCCGTTCATAAGGACAGAGAATATGAAGGATCCCTTGAATCTTCAAGACAG CACTCCTAGCGCTCACATGCGTGTGAAAAGGCACCGTCCGAGCACTGACAACCTGGTGAAGGTGGGATGTCGATTCGGGACGTGCACGGTGCAGAACCTCGCCCACGTGCTTTACCACTATACAGATAAGCAAAAGgacaacgcagctcccagcagaAAGATGAGCTCGCAAGGTTATGGCAGGAGAAGGCGCGCTGTGCCGGACAGCAGGGCGCTTTTCCAGGTCATCGAGGGCAAACTGAGGCCACTGTGGCtcagaggcagcagcagcagcagccggacgtCAGAGAAAGGACAAGAGCAGGTCCGGAGAAACGCTGACGCTCCCCAATCCAGCCTGAAGAGGGCGCACGCTCAGCTCGCCTTCCTGAGGACTTAA